One window of Dyadobacter sandarakinus genomic DNA carries:
- a CDS encoding ComEA family DNA-binding protein: MKRQKQVPISYRMWKNTLHVLQDFFGLSRKEARGAMVLMILCFLILWSPFVFRRWVLPAFPVQPSAAEFRMLDSIARALATRSTVPGSKSGAYVAGDLAPPRKLFAFDPNKASPEQLTALGIPPFLVKRMDRFRQKGGHFYRKEQLLKIYDFPPDLYKRLESYITLSPVQKTDAPASPFHKTSETGRRATWQERKVPAAFDINTADTTRLTRLKGIGSKLSARIVKFRDALGGFHSVAQFREIYGLDSAVVQELVRFGKIETPVKLLNINTATVEQLAAHPYLRNRRLAGIIVSYRTQHGPFQHAADLAKVKVLDQETLRKMEPYLTF; encoded by the coding sequence ATGAAGCGTCAAAAGCAGGTACCGATATCATATCGTATGTGGAAAAATACGCTTCATGTTTTACAGGATTTCTTCGGGCTTTCTCGAAAAGAAGCCAGAGGTGCCATGGTTTTGATGATCCTATGCTTTCTGATCCTGTGGTCTCCGTTTGTATTCCGAAGGTGGGTACTGCCGGCTTTTCCGGTGCAACCCTCAGCAGCAGAGTTCAGGATGCTCGATAGTATAGCCCGGGCTCTTGCAACCAGAAGTACCGTCCCCGGTTCAAAGTCGGGCGCGTATGTTGCCGGAGATCTGGCGCCTCCCCGGAAGCTTTTTGCTTTTGACCCCAATAAGGCAAGTCCTGAACAACTTACCGCATTGGGCATACCGCCCTTTCTGGTAAAACGAATGGATCGTTTCAGGCAAAAAGGCGGGCATTTTTACAGGAAAGAACAGCTTTTGAAAATTTATGACTTTCCGCCAGACTTGTATAAAAGACTGGAAAGCTACATTACGCTCAGCCCGGTTCAGAAAACGGATGCGCCGGCATCACCATTTCACAAAACCTCAGAAACGGGAAGACGTGCAACATGGCAGGAACGGAAGGTACCTGCTGCATTTGACATCAACACGGCTGACACCACCCGGCTGACACGTTTGAAAGGAATCGGCAGCAAGCTCTCTGCGCGTATTGTCAAGTTCCGCGATGCGCTGGGCGGCTTTCATTCCGTAGCCCAGTTCAGGGAAATATACGGGCTCGATTCAGCTGTGGTGCAGGAGCTGGTACGTTTTGGTAAAATTGAAACCCCGGTGAAGCTGCTCAACATCAATACTGCGACAGTAGAGCAACTTGCGGCACATCCCTACCTGCGGAACCGTAGACTCGCGGGTATCATCGTCAGCTACCGAACACAGCACGGACCGTTCCAGCATGCGGCTGACCTGGCCAAGGTAAAAGTACTTGACCAGGAAACGCTGCGGAAAATGGAGCCGTACCTCACCTTCTGA
- the rbfA gene encoding 30S ribosome-binding factor RbfA: MESKRQQKVGRQIQKDLGEIFQKDLQHLTNGTFVTITAVRVSPDLSIARTYLSFLPDKNKQFLLETIQDNTRSIRQKLGERVRHQLRIVPHLQFYIDDTAEYAAKMDLLFSDLVIPPAQPDEEEESN; this comes from the coding sequence ATGGAATCGAAAAGACAACAGAAAGTAGGAAGGCAGATCCAAAAAGATCTGGGTGAGATTTTCCAGAAAGATCTTCAGCATTTGACCAACGGTACTTTTGTAACGATTACGGCAGTCCGCGTATCTCCTGATCTCAGCATTGCCAGGACATACCTCAGTTTCCTGCCCGACAAGAACAAGCAGTTTTTGCTGGAAACAATCCAGGATAATACCCGTTCCATACGCCAGAAGCTCGGGGAGCGCGTGCGTCACCAGCTGCGCATTGTTCCGCACCTGCAATTTTACATTGATGATACAGCCGAGTACGCTGCCAAAATGGATCTGCTTTTCTCTGATCTTGTCATTCCGCCGGCCCAGCCCGACGAAGAGGAGGAGTCGAACTGA
- a CDS encoding M1 family aminopeptidase, translating into MIPGRSISRFLYLLASILLAFQTYSVAARPILADTLYRRNPGTVTPQGPYRPEKTKKSEILYTRLDVQFDWVKQQVPASALLMFKPHFYPQNTLELDAKGFDIKAVSLMEADSTYGDLAPGELSAKVKGKLEYSYDKRKLVIRLGKTYTRKDTLFIKIDYTARPNDVPRGKTDDSATDKGLYFINADGMEEGKPRQIWTQGETEGSSCWFPTIDATNQKFTQDIYITVDSSLTTLSNGILVSQENVKKGQRTDHWKQSLPHAPYLTMMAVGEFAVEKDLMPNGLEVSYYVEPKYGKDAQAIFGRTPEMIGFFSNIFGVAYPWEKYAQIAVRDFVAGAMENTTATVHEEGVQNDTRSLVDGNSDAVIAHELAHHWFGDYVTCEEWGQLPLNESFANYAEYLWSEYNNGRYEADWGNLQEMKTYLAEAETKQVPMIRYFYKDRENMFDSHSYAKGGRILHMLRNYVGDEAYFASLKDYLKSHAFGTAEIDDLRMAFEKVSGQDLNWFFDQWFHRPGHPVINIRQEYAAAQGKVLLKIRQAQDTLATTVYRLPVKVDVWVGGKKNQYEVLVDKVSQTLEFPAAKKPDVVIFDAEAQLLGVVEHEKPRNEMQFQYLHADRFLHKYEALASLEGGMADTTVRNILVKAMTDPFWKFRQMAVSNFAEYEGANFAEIEKVIQERVRKDPHPQVRSEAIITLATFGDNNSDPVFREALSDSSYQVVSVAIEKYLMNQPSDANEIAAEFEDSPNDAIVTSVANYYAGLAQPERFDWFLQKMKQMKPTEKYNFLQVFGKYLIKSKQDIQRKSIPVLENLARENPSYFVRFGAFQALGLLTDIQGVTALRKDIRAKETEPKLKEMYSQFGDL; encoded by the coding sequence ATGATCCCCGGACGATCTATAAGCCGGTTTTTGTACCTACTTGCATCCATACTGCTCGCGTTTCAAACTTATTCCGTTGCTGCCCGCCCGATTCTGGCTGATACGCTTTACCGCCGTAATCCGGGTACTGTAACACCTCAGGGACCATACCGTCCTGAAAAGACAAAAAAGAGTGAGATCCTGTACACACGCCTCGACGTACAGTTTGACTGGGTCAAGCAGCAGGTACCCGCCTCGGCTTTGTTAATGTTCAAACCCCATTTTTATCCTCAGAACACCCTTGAACTGGACGCAAAAGGCTTCGACATCAAGGCAGTAAGCCTGATGGAGGCAGATAGTACTTATGGTGACCTGGCACCGGGAGAGCTCAGTGCAAAGGTGAAAGGCAAACTGGAATATAGTTACGACAAGCGGAAGCTGGTGATCAGGCTTGGGAAGACGTACACGCGCAAGGATACACTTTTTATAAAAATCGACTACACGGCCCGGCCCAATGACGTGCCCCGCGGAAAGACCGATGACAGCGCTACGGACAAAGGTTTGTACTTCATCAATGCCGACGGAATGGAGGAAGGAAAGCCACGGCAGATATGGACGCAGGGGGAGACGGAAGGCAGCTCGTGCTGGTTCCCGACCATAGACGCTACCAATCAGAAATTCACGCAGGATATTTACATCACTGTTGACAGCAGCCTCACTACTTTGTCAAACGGAATACTGGTATCGCAGGAAAATGTAAAGAAAGGTCAGCGTACCGATCACTGGAAACAATCCCTGCCGCATGCTCCTTACCTGACGATGATGGCCGTGGGAGAATTTGCCGTAGAAAAGGATTTAATGCCTAATGGCTTAGAGGTAAGCTACTATGTAGAGCCAAAGTACGGGAAGGATGCACAGGCCATTTTTGGCCGTACGCCTGAAATGATCGGGTTTTTCTCCAATATTTTTGGTGTAGCGTATCCGTGGGAAAAGTACGCACAAATTGCCGTGCGCGACTTTGTGGCAGGAGCAATGGAAAATACCACGGCGACGGTCCATGAGGAGGGTGTGCAAAACGACACCCGCTCGCTGGTAGATGGTAACTCTGACGCCGTGATCGCCCACGAGCTGGCGCACCACTGGTTTGGAGATTATGTAACCTGTGAGGAATGGGGCCAGCTGCCGCTCAATGAGTCTTTTGCAAACTACGCGGAGTACCTGTGGAGTGAATATAACAACGGACGTTACGAAGCAGACTGGGGGAATCTTCAGGAAATGAAAACATACCTTGCCGAGGCTGAAACGAAGCAGGTGCCCATGATCCGGTATTTTTATAAAGACCGGGAAAATATGTTTGACAGTCACTCGTATGCCAAAGGCGGCAGGATCCTGCATATGCTGCGCAACTACGTGGGTGACGAGGCTTACTTTGCTTCCCTCAAAGATTACCTGAAGAGTCATGCATTTGGTACCGCAGAGATCGATGATCTGAGGATGGCATTTGAGAAAGTGAGCGGTCAGGATCTTAACTGGTTTTTTGACCAGTGGTTTCACCGCCCCGGACACCCTGTAATCAATATCCGCCAGGAATATGCCGCTGCTCAGGGAAAAGTTTTGCTGAAGATCAGGCAGGCGCAGGATACCTTGGCCACTACCGTATACAGGCTGCCGGTGAAGGTGGATGTTTGGGTAGGAGGTAAGAAAAATCAATATGAAGTGTTGGTTGACAAAGTAAGCCAGACACTTGAATTTCCTGCTGCCAAAAAGCCGGATGTGGTCATTTTTGATGCGGAGGCACAGCTGCTGGGCGTGGTGGAACATGAAAAGCCACGAAATGAAATGCAGTTCCAGTACCTGCACGCAGATCGTTTTTTACATAAATATGAAGCACTTGCTTCGCTCGAAGGCGGCATGGCAGATACCACAGTCCGCAACATTCTTGTAAAAGCGATGACGGACCCGTTCTGGAAGTTCAGACAAATGGCGGTCAGTAACTTTGCCGAGTACGAGGGGGCCAATTTTGCGGAGATCGAGAAGGTAATCCAGGAAAGGGTGCGCAAGGACCCGCATCCGCAGGTTCGTTCCGAGGCGATTATCACGCTGGCAACATTCGGAGACAATAACAGTGACCCGGTGTTCAGGGAAGCATTGAGCGACAGTTCCTACCAGGTTGTGTCAGTGGCAATTGAAAAATACCTTATGAACCAGCCTTCCGATGCCAATGAAATTGCTGCAGAGTTTGAAGACTCGCCCAATGATGCCATTGTAACCTCGGTAGCCAACTACTATGCAGGCCTGGCGCAGCCTGAGCGGTTCGACTGGTTTTTACAGAAAATGAAACAGATGAAACCGACCGAGAAGTACAACTTTCTTCAGGTTTTCGGAAAATACCTCATCAAGTCCAAGCAGGATATACAACGCAAAAGCATTCCTGTGCTCGAAAATCTGGCCCGGGAAAACCCTTCTTACTTCGTGCGTTTTGGTGCATTCCAGGCGTTGGGGCTGCTGACGGACATCCAGGGAGTAACTGCTCTGCGTAAGGATATCCGGGCAAAGGAAACCGAGCCCAAGCTGAAAGAGATGTACAGCCAGTTTGGCGACTTGTAG
- the rpiB gene encoding ribose 5-phosphate isomerase B, with product MRKIAIGADHAGFPYKEPIIHWLSTNGFEVKDFGTYSADSADYADFAHPVAAAVESGEFEKGVLLCGSGQGVCITANKHQGIRAALVWDLPLASLARQHNDANVICIPVRFVELETALASLQAFLATEFEGGRHQTRVNKIAC from the coding sequence ATGAGAAAAATTGCAATCGGTGCAGACCACGCGGGATTTCCCTACAAGGAGCCTATTATCCACTGGCTCAGCACAAATGGTTTTGAAGTAAAAGACTTTGGTACTTACAGCGCCGACTCGGCAGATTATGCCGATTTCGCCCATCCGGTGGCTGCTGCAGTAGAGAGTGGTGAATTTGAAAAAGGAGTGTTGCTTTGCGGAAGCGGGCAGGGAGTGTGCATTACGGCCAACAAGCATCAGGGAATCCGGGCTGCGCTGGTATGGGACCTGCCGCTGGCTTCGCTTGCGCGCCAGCATAACGATGCGAATGTGATCTGTATTCCGGTCCGGTTTGTGGAGCTGGAGACTGCATTGGCTAGCCTGCAGGCTTTTCTGGCTACCGAATTTGAAGGCGGCCGGCACCAGACGCGCGTCAACAAAATTGCCTGCTAG
- a CDS encoding LOG family protein — protein MSEEVKPTNGQLVDVSLLNPAVPEDEKRIKEAFEDRNWNEIKSADSWVIFKVMAEFVEGFDKLAKIGPCVSLFGSARTLPDNPHYKTAEEIAAKLVRHGYGVITGGGPGIMEAGNKGAFEQGGKSVGLNIKLPFEQHSNIYIDHDKSINFDFFFVRKVMFVKYSQGFVVMPGGFGTLDELFEAMTLIQTKKIGRFPIVLVGSAYWSGLLDWIKGTMLTEHNINAEDLKLISVVDTPDEAVKVIDNFYSKYLLKPNF, from the coding sequence ATGAGTGAAGAAGTAAAACCAACCAATGGACAACTGGTGGACGTGTCCCTCCTCAACCCTGCGGTCCCGGAAGATGAAAAAAGAATCAAGGAAGCATTTGAAGACCGTAACTGGAATGAGATCAAAAGTGCCGATTCGTGGGTCATATTTAAAGTAATGGCTGAATTTGTCGAAGGTTTTGACAAGCTGGCTAAAATTGGCCCCTGTGTTTCTCTGTTTGGCTCGGCACGTACCCTGCCCGATAATCCGCATTATAAAACTGCCGAAGAAATCGCCGCCAAGCTGGTGAGGCATGGGTACGGTGTTATTACAGGCGGAGGACCGGGTATTATGGAAGCCGGTAACAAAGGAGCTTTTGAGCAGGGCGGCAAATCCGTCGGTCTAAACATCAAGCTTCCTTTTGAGCAGCATAGCAATATTTATATCGATCATGATAAGAGCATCAACTTCGACTTCTTCTTTGTTCGCAAGGTGATGTTTGTCAAATATTCCCAGGGCTTTGTGGTCATGCCGGGTGGCTTTGGCACCCTCGATGAGCTCTTTGAAGCCATGACGCTTATTCAGACCAAAAAGATCGGTCGCTTCCCGATTGTACTCGTCGGCAGTGCCTACTGGTCGGGGCTGCTCGACTGGATCAAAGGTACCATGCTGACAGAGCACAACATCAATGCCGAAGACCTCAAACTCATCAGCGTGGTGGACACTCCCGATGAGGCTGTGAAAGTAATCGATAACTTTTATTCAAAATACCTGCTCAAACCCAACTTCTGA
- a CDS encoding FtsX-like permease family protein, giving the protein MNLSSRIAIRYFFSRNKRSFISLIARIAMAGVAVGTMAMVVVLSVFNGMEDLNRKIFKTFDADVKVLPREGKRFEVNSALISKVKAVHGVKLVTEVVEDNALARYGNQQIIVRLKGVDSTFEHQGQLDTAIIEGSLRLHGPNGTPYAIIADGIRNALSISIEDIITPLELLYPRTGSKTLNITSAEAFNQLLLRPGGFFYIETRYDDYVIAPVELVASLMQYGTQRSALEIRVAPDVTGEDVSAGLSSALGAEFVVKDRDSLNADLLRAIRMEKLFVAVTLSFIILVAAINIFFSLSMLAIEKKGDVAMLYALGATPGLIRMIFLSEGAIVAFSGAVTGLAGGVLLCWLQARYGMVSMGMATSLVDAYPVKLEWRDILGTGIIVVIITIIVSYIPARRAAKAGQVLSV; this is encoded by the coding sequence ATGAATCTTTCGTCCAGGATCGCGATCCGTTATTTTTTTTCACGTAACAAAAGAAGCTTCATCAGCCTCATTGCGCGCATCGCCATGGCGGGTGTGGCTGTGGGGACCATGGCGATGGTCGTGGTACTTTCGGTTTTCAATGGAATGGAGGATCTCAACCGCAAGATCTTCAAAACCTTTGATGCCGATGTGAAGGTGCTGCCGCGGGAGGGAAAAAGGTTTGAGGTAAATAGTGCGCTGATCAGCAAAGTGAAGGCGGTACACGGCGTGAAGCTCGTTACGGAGGTGGTCGAGGACAATGCACTGGCCAGGTATGGAAACCAGCAGATTATCGTTCGCCTGAAAGGGGTTGACAGTACTTTTGAACACCAGGGCCAGCTGGATACGGCGATCATTGAAGGCTCACTCCGGCTTCACGGGCCCAATGGTACACCTTACGCCATCATTGCCGACGGCATCCGCAATGCACTTTCCATTTCAATCGAAGATATTATTACTCCCCTGGAATTACTTTATCCGCGTACCGGCTCCAAAACGCTCAATATTACTTCGGCGGAGGCATTTAACCAGTTGCTGCTGCGGCCAGGCGGGTTTTTCTATATCGAAACACGCTACGATGATTATGTCATTGCGCCGGTGGAGCTGGTGGCTTCCCTGATGCAGTATGGTACACAGCGGTCGGCACTGGAGATACGTGTGGCGCCTGACGTTACAGGCGAAGACGTGAGTGCCGGTCTGAGCAGTGCCCTTGGTGCAGAATTTGTCGTAAAAGACCGTGATTCGCTGAATGCAGATCTGTTGAGGGCGATCAGGATGGAAAAACTTTTTGTGGCGGTCACTCTCTCGTTCATTATTTTAGTAGCTGCGATCAACATCTTTTTTTCCCTCAGTATGCTTGCCATAGAGAAGAAAGGAGATGTTGCCATGCTTTATGCACTGGGTGCAACGCCGGGGCTCATCCGTATGATTTTTCTTTCCGAAGGCGCCATCGTGGCGTTCTCGGGAGCGGTCACCGGACTGGCTGGCGGGGTGCTGCTATGTTGGCTGCAGGCCAGGTACGGAATGGTTTCTATGGGCATGGCAACGTCGCTCGTGGATGCTTACCCGGTTAAATTAGAATGGCGGGACATACTCGGCACGGGTATTATTGTCGTTATCATAACCATTATTGTGTCCTACATCCCGGCACGACGGGCTGCAAAAGCCGGACAGGTGCTGAGCGTGTAA